A section of the Clostridium felsineum DSM 794 genome encodes:
- a CDS encoding AAA family ATPase: MAKINLIIAETDAAYLKGLVNYVSSNFEDTFRITCFTSREYLEKYVSSDRILDVLLIAPDMFYDGLVRNSIKTIAVLSEANNIKEFNGFAVLKKYQPGERLCKEILSVYYNNNPEDTKEEAKRQEGNIITLYSPVGGIGKSTIAVEVAKKLTDLNKEVLYLNLEDLQSTLVFFDCNTSKNMSDFLYFIKERDENFKEVIKDIVLKDEESGINYFAPVDSVLDIEELKVDDVKFMLKKLLETDMYNYIIVDLSSTFNINYKTIFEISSKVIVPIGQDKLSNVKLQNFLKQLDNLHNFCFIQNKYKDSSENTIPDVLLREKKPIIQKIYYDEALESVTSLTYLKNRGSIFLRGIDELMMKLL; encoded by the coding sequence ATGGCAAAGATAAATTTAATTATAGCAGAAACAGATGCGGCATACCTAAAGGGTTTAGTTAATTATGTAAGTAGTAACTTTGAAGATACCTTTAGAATCACATGCTTTACTAGTAGAGAATATCTAGAGAAGTATGTAAGTTCAGATAGAATTTTAGATGTACTTCTTATTGCACCAGATATGTTTTATGATGGGCTTGTTAGAAATTCAATAAAAACTATTGCTGTTTTGTCAGAAGCCAACAACATAAAGGAATTTAATGGATTTGCTGTACTTAAAAAATATCAACCAGGTGAAAGACTTTGCAAGGAAATATTGAGTGTATATTACAATAATAATCCAGAAGATACTAAAGAAGAGGCAAAAAGGCAAGAGGGCAATATAATAACACTGTATTCACCAGTTGGTGGAATAGGTAAATCAACTATTGCGGTAGAGGTAGCTAAAAAGCTGACGGATTTAAATAAAGAAGTGTTATATTTGAACCTGGAAGATTTACAATCAACTTTAGTTTTCTTTGATTGTAATACAAGTAAAAATATGTCCGACTTTCTTTACTTTATAAAAGAGCGAGATGAAAATTTTAAAGAAGTTATTAAGGATATAGTATTAAAGGATGAAGAAAGTGGAATAAATTATTTTGCACCAGTGGATAGTGTACTTGATATAGAAGAGTTAAAAGTAGATGATGTAAAATTTATGCTTAAAAAGTTATTAGAAACAGATATGTACAACTACATAATAGTTGACTTAAGTTCTACTTTTAATATAAATTATAAAACCATCTTTGAAATATCTTCTAAAGTTATAGTACCAATTGGACAGGATAAACTTTCAAATGTAAAGCTGCAAAATTTTTTAAAACAGCTGGATAACCTACATAACTTTTGCTTTATACAAAATAAATATAAGGATAGTTCAGAAAACACCATACCAGATGTTTTGTTAAGAGAGAAAAAGCCAATTATTCAAAAGATATATTACGATGAGGCACTAGAGAGCGTTACTAGCTTAACATATTTAAAGAATAGAGGAAGTATTTTTTTAAGAGGTATAGATGAACTGATGATGAAATTGCTGTAA
- a CDS encoding EsaB/YukD family protein, protein MEKAVVIVKIEGTKEEYELEIPIDSTVKEICAALNKALQFEERNIKISGYYIKTENPTGFLKGNDVLKKYGIANGSTIILI, encoded by the coding sequence TTGGAGAAAGCAGTAGTAATAGTAAAAATCGAAGGAACTAAAGAAGAATATGAACTTGAAATACCTATAGATAGCACAGTAAAAGAGATATGTGCTGCTTTAAATAAAGCATTACAATTTGAAGAAAGAAATATAAAGATATCTGGATATTATATAAAAACAGAAAATCCAACAGGCTTCTTAAAGGGAAACGACGTGTTAAAAAAATATGGTATAGCCAATGGAAGCACAATAATATTGATATAG